From Mucilaginibacter rubeus, a single genomic window includes:
- a CDS encoding lipopolysaccharide biosynthesis protein, with protein MIQDSSNANPNSKNEISIKELITKIQLGIKYLIRNWKIIVAIGFFGGIIGVCYAFFKKVQYIATCNFVLEDSKGGVMGQYAGLASLAGINLGGSSSEGIFEGDNIFALYQSRLMIEKTLLAKANFNGKDQLMIDRYIDFKDLRKSMQKDDKLKNLSFSGDPDHFSRQQDSIIKNIVFDINKHSLIVSKPDKKLNIIEVDTKFEDEAFAMEFNNKLVETVNEFYVKTKTKKTAHNVFVLQKQVDSVRAVLNSSIGAVASALDAAPNANPSLLTLKVPSQKKQIDVQANTGIYSEMVKNLELGKITLRQETPLIQVIDKPAFPLDKVFLGKKKGFMIGFFIGAILTTVFLISKKLYHNILN; from the coding sequence ATGATTCAAGATTCATCAAACGCAAATCCTAATTCTAAAAATGAGATTTCAATAAAAGAACTAATTACCAAAATACAACTTGGCATTAAGTACCTTATTCGAAATTGGAAAATTATAGTTGCCATAGGATTCTTCGGCGGAATAATTGGTGTATGTTATGCTTTTTTTAAAAAAGTTCAATATATAGCAACCTGTAATTTTGTTTTAGAAGACTCAAAAGGTGGCGTTATGGGGCAATACGCCGGACTGGCTTCATTGGCAGGAATAAATTTAGGCGGTAGCAGTAGCGAAGGCATATTTGAAGGAGATAACATATTTGCCCTTTATCAGTCACGTTTAATGATTGAGAAAACTTTATTGGCTAAAGCTAATTTTAACGGTAAAGACCAGCTCATGATTGACAGGTATATCGACTTTAAGGATTTGAGAAAATCCATGCAAAAAGATGATAAGTTGAAAAACCTAAGCTTCAGCGGAGATCCGGATCATTTTAGCAGGCAACAGGATAGTATCATTAAAAATATAGTATTTGACATCAATAAACACTCATTAATTGTAAGCAAACCCGACAAAAAGCTGAATATCATTGAAGTTGATACAAAATTTGAAGATGAAGCTTTTGCTATGGAGTTCAACAACAAATTGGTTGAAACAGTCAACGAATTTTATGTAAAAACAAAAACAAAGAAAACTGCACACAATGTTTTCGTTTTACAAAAACAAGTTGATAGTGTCAGGGCAGTCCTTAACAGTTCAATTGGCGCGGTAGCTTCAGCGTTAGACGCGGCCCCCAATGCTAACCCATCACTGTTAACGCTTAAGGTACCCTCACAAAAAAAACAAATTGATGTGCAGGCTAATACAGGGATATACAGTGAAATGGTAAAAAACCTGGAATTAGGAAAAATCACTTTAAGGCAGGAGACTCCACTTATACAAGTGATAGACAAACCGGCCTTTCCTCTTGATAAAGTATTCCTTGGAAAGAAAAAGGGTTTTATGATAGGCTTTTTTATTGGCGCCATTTTAACAACCGTATTTTTGATATCCAAAAAGCTTTATCATAACATATTGAATTAA
- a CDS encoding oligosaccharide flippase family protein, translating to MSRTKSAFFGALSSQFYTIISVLVSIFSVPVIISHLSSEVYGLSIIIFQITAYLGMFDFGLIAGVERYLAGTREDSDENREIIKKIISTAVIVYGIIALIIMLSGNIFAPFAAKLFNAPAKYTNTVHQIVSVLSILLGFQLILRALTAIFFAHQRQTLFNTLSFILNFANTVLTVIFVCLGYDLWSFVYSQVIVFLLSSILNIYQLRKHYPYIRINIRQFDLALVKDMFSYGFSLFLVGIAVQVIFQTDRIIIGTFVSLTAVSVYSFTTKLPELSSQVIWKISDNSFPALVELSKQKNSGGALKNTHDRIMQLTLSFTTTIFWILILTSFPFIKLWVGNEYYAGMSFTASVAYLYLIQLTFIHVTSVCLNGVGVARSISVMALIEAAINLSLSIFLVKEYGLNGVIIGTIVGGILTSFWYIPYLSVKYLGGTALSYLKTLLKPILLCSAFDGLLYYLFKQKFYVINSWLLLILYTLLISILFLIPVVLINKSLFRDLMKKIFAK from the coding sequence ATGAGCAGAACTAAATCGGCTTTTTTCGGGGCATTGTCATCGCAGTTTTATACCATTATATCTGTACTTGTTAGTATTTTTTCTGTACCTGTTATAATCAGCCATTTAAGTTCGGAGGTTTATGGCTTATCAATAATTATATTTCAAATCACCGCCTATTTAGGAATGTTTGACTTTGGACTGATTGCAGGAGTTGAAAGATACCTGGCGGGCACAAGAGAAGACTCAGATGAAAATAGGGAAATAATAAAAAAAATCATATCAACTGCAGTAATTGTTTACGGCATAATTGCTTTAATTATTATGCTAAGCGGGAATATATTTGCGCCTTTTGCCGCGAAACTATTTAATGCACCTGCTAAATACACCAATACTGTTCACCAGATTGTTTCAGTTTTATCTATTTTGTTAGGATTTCAATTAATATTGAGAGCTCTTACCGCTATTTTTTTTGCACACCAGCGACAAACTTTATTCAATACCTTATCATTCATATTGAATTTTGCAAACACAGTATTAACTGTAATTTTTGTTTGTTTAGGATATGACCTGTGGAGCTTTGTTTATAGCCAGGTTATTGTGTTTCTTTTAAGCTCTATTTTGAATATTTACCAGTTAAGAAAACACTATCCATATATCCGTATTAATATCCGGCAATTTGACCTTGCCTTAGTTAAGGACATGTTTTCTTATGGATTTTCACTATTTCTGGTGGGCATTGCTGTACAGGTGATATTTCAAACAGACAGGATAATTATAGGCACATTTGTGTCATTGACAGCGGTATCAGTATATTCATTTACCACCAAACTGCCAGAACTTTCTTCGCAAGTAATATGGAAGATTTCCGACAACTCTTTTCCCGCATTAGTTGAGCTATCAAAGCAAAAAAATTCGGGGGGGGCTTTGAAAAATACCCATGATAGGATTATGCAATTGACCCTATCTTTTACAACCACAATTTTTTGGATTTTGATATTGACTTCTTTTCCTTTTATAAAATTATGGGTGGGCAATGAATATTATGCAGGTATGTCATTTACGGCTTCGGTAGCGTATTTATACCTGATACAACTTACTTTCATACACGTTACTTCGGTGTGCTTAAACGGCGTTGGGGTTGCAAGAAGTATTTCTGTCATGGCTTTAATTGAAGCCGCGATAAATCTTAGCCTTTCCATTTTTCTGGTTAAAGAATATGGACTGAACGGCGTAATAATTGGGACTATTGTAGGGGGGATATTAACTTCATTTTGGTATATCCCATACCTTTCGGTTAAGTATTTAGGTGGCACTGCCCTGTCCTATTTAAAAACTTTATTGAAACCGATATTGCTCTGCTCTGCTTTTGATGGTCTTTTGTATTATCTGTTTAAACAAAAATTCTACGTTATAAACAGCTGGCTGCTTTTAATTTTATACACACTATTAATATCAATCTTATTTCTGATACCGGTGGTGTTAATAAACAAATCCTTGTTTAGGGATTTAATGAAAAAGATTTTTGCTAAATGA
- a CDS encoding glycosyltransferase family 2 protein, with product MELISILMPAYNAGKYIEASILSVLKQSYADWELIIINDGSTDNTKEIVERYSKKDSRIKLINQVNQKMAAARNNGIKNSKGAWIAFLDSDDLWEPEKLSLQIQASKEHPTAGVIYSDGFIFNDHEQFNNLMPYPTVTGRLLSHDVMYQMQYQQNYIPVLSVIVKRSLVDTIGPQNEERVFSGCEDWDYWLRIARVGADFYGLSQKLFYYRRHETNVSKNSVNMLLAQLAVLTKNYEPRLINSGDLSNALKKIFFPLINNLIKLRRFDDAYFAIKETDEILPSITFKTIKFLIKSFGRLAHIPVAIIGRLESLQLK from the coding sequence ATGGAACTGATTTCAATTTTAATGCCTGCATATAACGCAGGAAAATATATAGAAGCTTCGATATTATCGGTATTAAAGCAAAGCTACGCTGATTGGGAACTAATAATTATCAATGACGGATCGACTGATAACACCAAAGAGATAGTAGAAAGATACAGTAAAAAAGATTCAAGGATCAAACTGATCAATCAGGTTAACCAAAAAATGGCAGCTGCCCGGAACAACGGAATAAAAAACTCAAAAGGTGCCTGGATTGCCTTTTTAGATTCTGATGACCTTTGGGAACCAGAAAAATTAAGTCTGCAGATCCAGGCAAGTAAGGAACATCCTACAGCTGGGGTTATTTATTCAGATGGCTTTATTTTCAATGATCATGAGCAATTCAATAACTTAATGCCATATCCAACAGTTACAGGTAGGTTACTATCTCATGATGTTATGTATCAAATGCAATACCAGCAAAACTACATTCCTGTTTTGTCGGTAATTGTTAAACGATCTTTGGTAGACACTATAGGCCCTCAAAATGAAGAACGAGTTTTTTCGGGTTGTGAGGATTGGGATTATTGGTTAAGAATAGCCAGAGTTGGAGCTGATTTCTACGGACTATCGCAAAAACTCTTTTATTACCGAAGACATGAAACCAATGTTTCTAAAAATAGTGTAAACATGCTCTTAGCCCAATTAGCTGTGCTTACAAAAAATTACGAACCCAGGCTAATTAATTCGGGAGATCTATCTAACGCATTGAAGAAAATATTTTTCCCATTAATTAACAACCTAATCAAGTTGCGTAGATTTGACGACGCTTATTTTGCAATTAAAGAAACTGATGAAATATTACCATCAATAACGTTTAAAACAATTAAATTTCTTATAAAATCATTTGGCAGATTGGCCCATATCCCAGTAGCAATCATTGGTAGATTGGAAAGCCTGCAATTAAAATAA
- a CDS encoding acyltransferase, producing the protein MYRYIKNTLRKLLSTKAYRLFPKSDSINIAPTLIMGKNVNINVAYPDVNINIGNNVIFKEFCSVLVFSKAKLTIGNNIFFNNYCSINCLDQITIGDNTIIGESVKMYDHNHAYEKSPIVKTHPSEYTLGAINIGKDCWIGSNVTILKGVTIGDNVIIGANCLIYKSIPSNSIVKALASVEINTF; encoded by the coding sequence ATGTATCGTTATATAAAAAACACGCTGCGCAAATTGCTTTCAACAAAAGCTTACCGGCTTTTCCCCAAAAGCGATTCTATCAATATCGCGCCTACCCTTATTATGGGTAAAAACGTGAACATCAACGTGGCCTATCCCGATGTTAACATAAATATTGGCAACAACGTAATTTTTAAGGAATTCTGTTCGGTTTTAGTTTTCAGTAAGGCAAAGCTTACGATAGGGAATAACATCTTTTTTAATAACTACTGCTCTATAAACTGTTTGGATCAGATTACAATAGGTGACAACACAATTATCGGGGAGTCGGTGAAAATGTATGATCATAACCATGCCTATGAAAAAAGCCCTATAGTAAAAACACACCCAAGTGAGTATACACTGGGTGCCATAAATATTGGTAAAGATTGCTGGATAGGGAGTAACGTTACTATTTTAAAAGGGGTAACTATTGGCGACAATGTAATAATTGGAGCCAACTGCTTAATTTACAAATCAATTCCTTCAAACAGTATCGTTAAAGCCTTGGCATCGGTAGAAATTAATACGTTTTAA
- a CDS encoding glycosyltransferase family 8 protein: MKKTLNIIFTIDQAYIQHFTVALISVCENNPDLNLNIFVIHDLEDLTLINEIQAFFKAKYNLLISLLSLESSLFNNYTLTHHVSKATYFRLMIAEIMPKNIKTALFLDSDLLVLGSLRTLVEFDLEENYLSAVEDLVDIESLHRMNRLGIPAKRYFNAGVMYINLEKWQSDKVSVGLIATAKEYMERLLWWDQDVLNIFFYNKWKPLSPTFNEKHLTKRLKEKPVVVHFAGTSKPWLYLNNHPYKKEYWHYLRLSPFKDYRYKDFSLKNLIKRIVFFYKPQ, encoded by the coding sequence TTGAAAAAGACATTAAATATTATATTCACTATAGATCAGGCTTACATACAGCACTTTACGGTAGCTCTGATCTCAGTTTGTGAAAACAATCCCGATTTGAATTTAAATATATTTGTTATTCATGATTTAGAAGATTTAACCCTGATAAACGAAATACAAGCATTTTTTAAAGCTAAGTACAACCTTCTGATCAGTTTATTGTCACTTGAAAGCTCTTTATTTAATAATTATACTTTAACACATCATGTATCAAAGGCTACGTATTTCAGATTGATGATTGCTGAAATAATGCCGAAGAATATCAAAACTGCTTTATTCCTTGACTCAGATCTTTTAGTATTAGGATCGCTCAGAACATTGGTTGAATTTGATCTGGAAGAAAACTACCTTTCCGCTGTAGAAGATCTTGTTGATATCGAAAGCCTGCATCGGATGAACAGGCTTGGAATTCCTGCAAAAAGATATTTCAATGCAGGTGTAATGTACATTAACCTTGAAAAGTGGCAATCAGATAAAGTATCTGTAGGGTTAATTGCTACTGCCAAAGAATATATGGAGAGACTTTTATGGTGGGATCAGGATGTTTTAAATATATTTTTCTACAACAAATGGAAACCATTGTCGCCAACATTTAATGAAAAACATCTTACTAAACGCCTAAAAGAGAAGCCAGTAGTGGTTCACTTTGCAGGAACATCAAAGCCGTGGTTGTACTTAAATAATCATCCATATAAAAAAGAATATTGGCATTATTTAAGATTATCACCTTTTAAAGATTACCGATATAAAGACTTCTCTTTAAAAAACTTGATTAAACGAATAGTGTTCTTTTATAAACCTCAATAG
- a CDS encoding nucleotide-diphospho-sugar transferase yields MAFKIPILLLTFTRLDTTIRVFERIKEQKPKYLFIASDGPRANNDQDVSKINAVKEYILNGIDWDCEVKTLFREHNMGCGLAVSSGISWFFEQVEYGIILEDDCLPHPDFFSFCEENLEYYKNDDHVWAISGTNLQGGHKRGHSSYYFSNYGGIWGWATWSKAWKSYDYHMKDLDKMLKKNFLSKIFNDKNQQAFWAKTLTKAKNIDTWDYQWHYNTWLYNGISIVPNVNLIDNIGFGNAGTHTMNKPLWYDRLTLGTNALGYIKHPANIMVDEQADNFLFENCYKPASVISRVKSKISKLLKN; encoded by the coding sequence ATGGCATTTAAAATCCCCATACTCTTACTAACTTTTACAAGGTTGGATACTACTATCAGGGTATTTGAGCGCATAAAAGAACAAAAACCTAAATACCTGTTTATAGCATCCGACGGTCCGAGAGCCAACAATGACCAGGATGTTTCAAAGATTAACGCAGTAAAAGAATATATTTTGAATGGAATAGATTGGGATTGTGAGGTAAAAACGTTGTTCAGAGAACACAACATGGGTTGTGGCCTTGCCGTATCAAGTGGCATTAGCTGGTTTTTTGAACAGGTTGAATATGGCATCATTTTAGAAGATGATTGTTTACCTCATCCCGATTTCTTTTCATTTTGCGAAGAAAATCTGGAATATTATAAAAACGATGACCATGTTTGGGCCATCAGCGGCACCAACCTGCAGGGCGGGCATAAAAGAGGCCATAGTTCATATTACTTTTCAAATTACGGCGGCATATGGGGATGGGCAACTTGGTCAAAGGCCTGGAAAAGCTACGATTATCATATGAAAGATTTAGATAAAATGCTTAAAAAGAACTTTCTAAGTAAAATATTCAACGATAAAAACCAGCAAGCTTTTTGGGCAAAAACCTTAACAAAGGCAAAAAACATTGATACCTGGGATTATCAATGGCATTACAATACATGGTTATACAACGGTATTAGCATAGTGCCCAATGTTAATTTGATCGATAATATCGGTTTTGGTAACGCCGGCACGCATACAATGAACAAACCACTTTGGTATGACAGATTAACCTTAGGCACTAATGCATTAGGCTACATCAAGCATCCTGCAAATATTATGGTAGATGAGCAAGCGGATAATTTTTTATTTGAAAATTGCTATAAACCCGCATCAGTCATATCCAGGGTTAAAAGCAAGATATCAAAACTTTTAAAAAATTAA
- a CDS encoding acyltransferase, with protein sequence MFFKIVDYLKQVKKNKKIGALKRFIDAGNSHFLGNFNLILSYPQSEKKYLIVGDDCMLDCDVIFESSDGNVSIGNRCYIGCSKIICRSSVSFGDDVFVAWGSYFYDHDSHAVDYRERENDIKTQLEDYRAGRNFIENKNWSVVNTKPIKISSNAWIGMNCIILKGVTIGEGAIVGAGSVVTKDVPPWTIVGGNPAKVIKEIPIDLRKS encoded by the coding sequence ATGTTTTTTAAAATAGTCGATTATTTAAAACAGGTCAAAAAGAATAAAAAGATCGGGGCCCTTAAACGATTTATCGATGCGGGTAATTCTCATTTCTTAGGAAACTTTAACCTTATATTAAGTTATCCGCAGTCTGAAAAAAAGTATCTTATTGTAGGAGATGACTGCATGTTAGATTGTGATGTAATATTCGAAAGCTCGGATGGCAACGTTTCAATAGGTAATAGATGTTATATTGGATGCTCTAAAATCATTTGCCGCTCTTCCGTATCGTTCGGAGATGATGTATTTGTTGCATGGGGATCATACTTTTACGATCACGATTCACACGCTGTTGATTATCGGGAGCGTGAAAACGACATAAAAACACAATTAGAAGATTACAGGGCAGGGCGCAACTTTATAGAAAATAAAAACTGGTCGGTTGTAAATACCAAGCCAATAAAGATTTCCTCTAATGCCTGGATCGGTATGAACTGTATTATCTTAAAAGGGGTGACTATCGGCGAAGGCGCAATCGTAGGGGCAGGGAGCGTAGTTACAAAAGATGTCCCTCCGTGGACAATTGTTGGCGGAAATCCAGCTAAAGTCATCAAAGAAATCCCAATTGATTTACGAAAATCTTAA
- a CDS encoding NAD-dependent epimerase/dehydratase family protein — translation MKKVLITGAYGFLGRYTAKAFKDAGYHVSGIGHGKWHKYEYSEWGIDDWFESTITFEALMNINRAFDVIVHCGGSGSVAFSYQNPFEDFQKSVQSTLALLEYIRLQGKPCHFIYPSSPAVQGDVGDKKIKEDDPSDPVSPYGFHKKAAEELCFSYSKNFDLKVSIIRYFSIYGVGLQKQLLWDACMKVKNSTGEVTFFGTGEETRDWLYVTDASALILAIATHENRKTSIINGGSGIRTTVADTINMLVKAYNKQIVINFNQSIKTGDPRFYHADISKALNLGWLPGVDVKEGISRYVNYFKKLQND, via the coding sequence ATGAAAAAAGTTTTAATAACCGGTGCTTACGGTTTTTTAGGCAGATATACCGCAAAAGCTTTTAAAGATGCCGGCTACCACGTAAGTGGTATAGGACACGGCAAATGGCATAAGTACGAATATAGTGAATGGGGCATTGATGATTGGTTTGAATCAACCATAACATTTGAAGCTTTGATGAATATCAACCGGGCTTTTGATGTGATAGTTCACTGCGGCGGCAGTGGATCCGTGGCCTTCTCCTATCAAAACCCGTTCGAAGATTTCCAAAAAAGCGTTCAGAGTACTTTAGCGTTGCTGGAATATATAAGGCTGCAAGGTAAGCCATGTCATTTTATTTACCCATCGAGCCCTGCAGTACAAGGTGATGTTGGCGATAAAAAGATAAAAGAAGATGACCCGTCAGACCCTGTTTCACCATATGGCTTTCACAAAAAAGCTGCAGAAGAATTATGCTTCTCCTATAGTAAAAACTTTGATTTGAAGGTTTCGATAATCCGGTATTTTTCTATTTACGGAGTAGGATTGCAAAAACAATTGCTATGGGACGCATGCATGAAAGTAAAAAATTCCACCGGCGAAGTAACATTTTTTGGCACGGGAGAGGAAACTCGCGATTGGTTATATGTTACAGATGCATCTGCCTTGATATTAGCGATAGCTACTCATGAAAACAGAAAAACAAGTATCATAAATGGCGGTTCGGGTATCAGAACTACCGTTGCAGATACCATAAATATGTTGGTAAAAGCCTATAATAAACAGATAGTTATCAATTTTAATCAAAGTATAAAAACTGGAGATCCCCGGTTTTATCACGCTGATATTTCAAAGGCATTAAACCTTGGATGGTTACCGGGTGTTGATGTAAAAGAAGGCATTTCACGGTATGTAAATTATTTTAAAAAGTTGCAGAATGATTAG
- a CDS encoding glycosyltransferase, whose product MYFSKEYKGGINYLKNLLYASHSEAPVYIHYTFFVPSDLDQDIIDAFLPYAQVIKTNVLKRKSMPWYIDKVSDKLFKKNLLLINLLKKYKIEIVSHSNFFSRFGKLKIVSWIPDFQLYHFPDLWSASERNWMINLNKKVVKYSDRIILSSNDSLKDYIKFASEDISKVKVMQFVSQPSSLSEAEFIATQKRIQSKYQIEGDFLYLPNQFWSHKNHMVVFKAINLLKNRGLNPLLVTTGHMVDYRGNDGNIKMIRDFIEVNDLSKNILLLGLIPYAEVLVLMKTCTALINPSLFEGWSSTVEEAKSIGKKILVSDIPIHREQDPETGIYFDPRNESALADIIENVLSQVENKVSNNFLTDGEVQNNLATRTKLFAQKYHQIITELYNER is encoded by the coding sequence ATGTATTTTTCAAAGGAGTATAAAGGGGGAATAAATTACCTCAAAAATTTACTTTACGCGAGTCATAGTGAAGCTCCTGTTTATATTCATTATACGTTTTTTGTCCCATCAGACCTTGACCAGGATATAATTGATGCGTTCCTCCCCTACGCTCAAGTTATTAAAACCAACGTATTAAAGCGAAAGTCGATGCCCTGGTATATTGATAAAGTATCTGACAAACTTTTTAAAAAAAACTTGCTCCTAATAAATCTATTGAAGAAGTATAAAATAGAAATTGTATCGCATTCTAATTTCTTCAGTAGGTTTGGTAAGCTTAAAATTGTAAGTTGGATACCTGACTTCCAGCTTTATCACTTTCCCGATCTATGGTCTGCGAGTGAAAGAAACTGGATGATCAACTTGAATAAAAAAGTTGTGAAATACAGTGATCGAATAATTCTGAGCAGCAATGACTCGCTTAAGGATTATATCAAATTTGCGTCGGAAGATATAAGTAAGGTTAAGGTTATGCAATTTGTTTCTCAACCAAGTTCTTTATCAGAAGCCGAATTTATAGCGACTCAAAAACGTATTCAATCCAAATACCAAATTGAAGGCGATTTTCTATATCTGCCCAATCAATTTTGGAGCCATAAAAATCATATGGTGGTTTTTAAAGCCATCAACCTACTTAAAAATCGCGGTCTTAATCCTTTACTGGTAACAACGGGGCACATGGTAGACTATCGTGGCAACGATGGCAATATTAAAATGATACGCGATTTTATCGAAGTAAATGATCTTTCGAAAAACATCTTACTACTGGGGTTAATACCCTATGCCGAAGTATTAGTTTTAATGAAAACATGTACCGCTTTGATCAACCCTTCTTTATTTGAAGGTTGGAGTTCAACAGTGGAAGAGGCAAAAAGCATCGGAAAAAAAATACTCGTATCTGATATTCCAATTCACAGGGAACAGGATCCGGAAACCGGTATCTATTTTGATCCGCGGAATGAATCTGCCCTTGCAGATATAATAGAAAATGTATTAAGCCAAGTAGAAAATAAAGTTTCAAATAATTTCTTAACTGACGGAGAGGTGCAGAATAACCTGGCCACAAGAACAAAGTTATTTGCTCAAAAGTATCATCAAATTATCACAGAGTTGTATAACGAACGTTAA
- a CDS encoding glycosyltransferase family 2 protein: MQSEKKPLITVITATYNSLDIIERCINSVLSQTYKNVEHVIVDGASKDGTVDILKKYGSETTKWISEPDTGVYDAWNKGIDLSKGDWILFIGADDALYEDAIENYVEYLNNNDNTYDFVSSRIHITNSKNKVIRTLGWAWDWRSSRKRNNIAHPGSFHSKSLFAKYGKYNTEYGIVGDYELLLRGRDEMKAGFMDKVTVRMEVGGISDSYRVYLETYKAITRTGKLNKIVAGLDILKEYSKFLIRRAFRSVGINIALKK, encoded by the coding sequence ATGCAATCGGAAAAGAAACCTTTAATAACGGTCATTACAGCAACGTATAATTCTCTTGACATTATAGAAAGATGTATTAACAGCGTACTAAGTCAGACTTATAAAAACGTTGAGCACGTAATTGTTGACGGCGCCTCAAAAGATGGCACTGTTGATATTTTAAAAAAATACGGCAGCGAAACAACAAAGTGGATATCAGAGCCGGATACCGGGGTATATGATGCGTGGAATAAAGGTATCGATTTGTCTAAAGGAGATTGGATTCTCTTTATAGGTGCCGACGATGCTTTATACGAGGATGCCATCGAAAATTACGTTGAGTATTTGAATAACAATGATAACACATACGATTTTGTTTCATCCAGAATACATATTACAAATAGTAAAAATAAAGTAATACGAACATTGGGGTGGGCATGGGATTGGAGGTCATCAAGAAAGCGAAATAACATAGCTCACCCCGGCTCTTTTCACTCAAAATCGCTTTTTGCTAAATATGGTAAATATAACACGGAGTATGGAATAGTGGGTGACTATGAATTGCTATTGAGGGGACGCGACGAAATGAAAGCTGGATTTATGGATAAAGTAACCGTCAGGATGGAAGTGGGCGGAATCAGTGACAGTTATAGGGTATACTTAGAAACTTATAAGGCAATTACCCGAACTGGAAAACTCAATAAAATAGTCGCAGGTCTTGATATTCTAAAAGAATATAGTAAATTTTTGATCCGCAGGGCTTTCCGGTCTGTTGGGATTAATATTGCTTTGAAGAAATAA